A stretch of the Actinomycetota bacterium genome encodes the following:
- a CDS encoding DinB family protein → MSGSVLEDAFAHHVWATLQLLDACLALSPQQLETAVPGTYGSILATHRHLIGADSGYLFVMSGECIPEIDEGHMDLRELRAVIERNGAVWAELLEDDPDPAAVLSRRRDDGSETQAPISIRLSQVLHHGTDHRSQICTVLTTLGVEPPLIDVWDFAWRDDRLVEVPPTS, encoded by the coding sequence ATGAGCGGGTCGGTGCTGGAGGACGCGTTCGCGCACCACGTCTGGGCAACGCTGCAGTTGCTCGATGCGTGTCTCGCGCTCAGTCCACAGCAGCTGGAAACCGCTGTCCCCGGGACGTACGGGTCGATCCTCGCGACGCATCGACACCTGATCGGGGCGGACTCGGGCTACCTGTTCGTGATGAGTGGCGAGTGCATCCCCGAGATCGACGAGGGTCACATGGACCTGCGCGAGCTGCGGGCCGTGATCGAGAGGAACGGTGCCGTCTGGGCCGAACTCCTGGAGGACGACCCCGATCCGGCCGCCGTCTTGTCGAGGCGTCGCGACGACGGGTCGGAAACCCAAGCTCCGATAAGCATCCGGCTCTCGCAGGTCCTCCACCACGGGACCGACCATCGGAGCCAGATCTGCACCGTCCTCACGACGCTCGGGGTGGAACCGCCACTCATCGATGTCTGGGACTTCGCCTGGCGGGATGATCGTCTCGTCGAAGTACCGCCGACGTCCTGA